A region of Streptomyces halobius DNA encodes the following proteins:
- a CDS encoding 3-oxoacyl-ACP synthase III family protein: MFDSPRARLSAIAVHLPSRYRTMEETRARIAASGGAYAPPPGLLEYVTGVRGVHVRDEGVQASDLAVAAAVKTLCSAGADIGEVDLLLFAATAQDLIEPATAHIVAAKLGASCPVFDVKNACNSVLNAVEVACSFIAVGRYRTVLIACGESATDATRWRVPDHEALLRAMPGYTVSDAGAALLLTAGPAGDGDPGVLTLSFSAESAAWEACVVAGGGSLRGRSNDDECTSLQLSGDLLSTALDNLPSHLEPAHRELRAIRESAFIAFHQITLQQFHDTSGKLRLPVSRCIATVAEHGNCASASLPLQLVEAQQTHRVEPGDTVGLIGLASGTSVGLALIRL; encoded by the coding sequence GTGTTCGACAGCCCGCGTGCCCGTCTGTCCGCAATCGCCGTCCACCTGCCGTCCCGCTACCGGACCATGGAAGAGACCCGGGCAAGGATCGCGGCGTCCGGTGGCGCGTACGCTCCGCCTCCCGGCCTGCTGGAGTACGTCACCGGAGTACGCGGCGTCCACGTGCGGGACGAGGGTGTGCAGGCTTCCGACCTCGCGGTGGCGGCCGCCGTCAAGACGCTGTGCTCCGCCGGGGCGGATATCGGCGAGGTGGATCTGCTGCTGTTCGCCGCCACCGCGCAGGACCTCATCGAACCGGCCACCGCGCACATCGTGGCCGCCAAACTCGGCGCCTCCTGCCCCGTATTCGACGTCAAGAACGCCTGCAACAGCGTGCTCAACGCCGTCGAGGTGGCCTGCTCCTTCATCGCGGTCGGCCGGTACCGGACGGTGCTGATCGCCTGCGGTGAGAGCGCCACCGACGCCACCCGCTGGCGCGTACCCGACCACGAGGCCCTGCTGCGGGCCATGCCCGGATACACCGTCTCCGATGCCGGCGCGGCCCTCCTGCTGACCGCGGGCCCCGCCGGGGACGGCGACCCGGGAGTGCTGACCCTGTCCTTCAGTGCCGAATCCGCGGCCTGGGAAGCCTGTGTCGTGGCGGGCGGCGGTTCCCTGCGCGGCCGGTCGAACGACGACGAGTGCACGTCCCTGCAGCTCAGCGGAGACCTCCTGAGCACCGCACTCGACAACCTGCCGTCGCACCTGGAACCCGCCCACCGGGAACTGCGGGCGATCCGCGAGAGCGCGTTCATCGCCTTCCACCAGATCACGCTGCAGCAGTTCCACGACACCTCGGGCAAGCTCCGGCTGCCCGTGAGCCGCTGCATCGCCACCGTGGCCGAGCACGGCAACTGCGCGTCCGCTTCCCTGCCCCTGCAACTGGTCGAGGCCCAGCAGACCCACCGGGTGGAGCCGGGCGACACGGTGGGGCTGATCGGACTGGCCAGCGGTACCAGCGTGGGCCTCGCCCTCATCAGGCTGTGA
- a CDS encoding alpha/beta fold hydrolase, translated as MNAITAPPGTLPPPVIPPGALPGYPGPAHWHRVPATGQHYLDTGSGDPVLLLHGNPSWSYTWRHLLPALSPHVRCLAPDLPGMGLSPRPPVPPGLTDRYEGQLDALEAFFGHLTDERRLPGQGWTLVMHDWGGPLGFAWALRNPGAVTRLVVLNTIAFRWPPGYRLPLPLRCIRDSAPIAALTHLTNAFARTAVRAGVVRPLPAAERRAYLRPYARLRDRRAVVAFVRSIPRHDDEPSWRLLEPPDGGSGLAGLPVFVGWGMRDPVFTPLVLDAWTDRFPQARVHQYADAGHYVMEDAAEELGGHIRDFLRETA; from the coding sequence ATGAACGCGATCACGGCACCCCCGGGAACCCTGCCACCACCCGTCATCCCGCCCGGCGCGCTGCCCGGCTATCCCGGCCCGGCCCATTGGCACCGCGTCCCCGCCACCGGCCAGCACTACCTCGACACCGGCTCGGGCGACCCCGTCCTGCTCCTGCACGGCAACCCTTCGTGGAGCTACACCTGGCGGCATCTGCTGCCCGCCCTGTCACCGCATGTCCGGTGCCTGGCCCCGGACCTCCCGGGCATGGGCCTGTCCCCCCGCCCTCCGGTGCCCCCCGGCCTCACCGACCGCTACGAAGGTCAACTCGACGCCCTGGAAGCTTTCTTCGGCCATCTCACCGACGAACGACGACTGCCCGGCCAGGGGTGGACCCTGGTGATGCACGACTGGGGCGGGCCGCTCGGCTTCGCCTGGGCACTGCGCAATCCGGGCGCGGTGACCCGGCTGGTCGTCCTCAACACCATCGCCTTCCGCTGGCCGCCGGGCTACCGTCTGCCCCTCCCCCTGAGGTGCATCAGGGACTCCGCCCCCATCGCCGCCCTCACCCACCTCACCAACGCCTTCGCCCGCACCGCCGTACGCGCCGGGGTCGTCCGTCCGCTGCCCGCCGCGGAACGGCGGGCGTATCTGCGGCCGTACGCCCGGCTCCGGGACCGGAGGGCCGTTGTCGCGTTCGTCCGCAGCATTCCGCGTCACGACGACGAGCCGTCGTGGCGGTTGCTCGAACCCCCGGACGGCGGCAGCGGCCTGGCCGGACTGCCGGTGTTCGTCGGCTGGGGAATGCGGGATCCGGTCTTCACCCCGCTCGTACTGGACGCATGGACGGACCGTTTCCCGCAGGCCCGCGTCCACCAGTACGCCGACGCCGGTCACTACGTGATGGAGGACGCCGCCGAGGAACTCGGGGGCCACATCCGCGACTTCCTCCGGGAGACGGCATGA
- a CDS encoding AMP-binding protein, whose product MTTSGAGLYAQVAELARSRPDATALVPGRRNGSGQSISYARLSAGCHAVAEALRAAGVRRGHKAVTMTRGPYELVAVAYGLLAIGAVPVLLEPGMPGARLRACLDDVAPEVFVGEPLAHMGLRALRWAPGHVRTPLVTRRALLPGLGRRLPVAVPDVGGPALEAPEPDPEDLAIIAFTSGSTGVPKGAEYRCGTLAGQVDALRPVLAPDPGGVLLSGFLPIALLGPALGLTTLCPAVNHLAPARTPPERVLRPLLAHRASVVAASPAVLGLLAGHCAHHGLTLPSVDRVLAFGAPLRARLADTLHSVLRPDAQVLSVYGATECLPVSAVTTRELHALRNDADMPHRGTCVGRVVPGVEVRVLEADATGVGEIAVAGRNVSPAYHARPQATADTKIAADCGLLHRTGDLGRLDDQGRLWFHGRTSQRVIGAACVLNTEDIETAADTAPGVRRSALVGVGPAGQQRAVLCAELDGTAHRGRDRRTARAALREVLDRHPQGHHIGSVLIHPRFPTDIRHNSKIDRERLAAWAAKRVRETT is encoded by the coding sequence ATGACGACCAGCGGAGCCGGCCTCTACGCACAGGTGGCGGAGCTCGCCCGGTCCCGTCCCGACGCCACGGCGCTGGTCCCCGGCCGCCGGAACGGTTCCGGGCAGTCCATCAGCTACGCCCGCCTGTCCGCGGGCTGCCATGCCGTGGCCGAGGCGCTCCGGGCCGCCGGGGTCCGCCGCGGCCACAAGGCGGTGACGATGACCCGGGGCCCGTACGAACTAGTGGCCGTGGCCTACGGGTTGCTCGCCATCGGCGCCGTCCCGGTGCTGCTGGAACCGGGCATGCCCGGCGCCCGGCTCCGGGCCTGCCTGGACGACGTGGCCCCTGAGGTGTTCGTCGGTGAGCCCCTGGCCCATATGGGGCTCCGGGCGCTGCGCTGGGCACCCGGCCATGTCCGTACGCCCTTGGTGACCCGCCGCGCCCTCCTGCCGGGGCTGGGGCGGCGGTTGCCGGTGGCGGTGCCGGACGTCGGGGGCCCGGCGCTGGAGGCTCCGGAACCGGACCCGGAGGATTTGGCGATCATCGCGTTCACTTCGGGCTCCACAGGAGTGCCCAAGGGCGCGGAGTACCGGTGCGGCACACTGGCCGGGCAGGTCGACGCCCTCCGACCGGTCCTGGCCCCGGACCCGGGCGGGGTGCTGCTCTCCGGCTTCCTGCCCATCGCCCTGCTCGGCCCGGCCCTCGGGCTGACCACACTCTGCCCGGCCGTCAACCACCTCGCCCCGGCCCGCACACCTCCCGAACGCGTCCTGCGCCCCCTGCTGGCACACCGCGCGTCGGTGGTCGCCGCCTCCCCCGCCGTACTCGGCCTGCTGGCCGGCCACTGCGCGCACCACGGGCTCACCCTGCCCTCCGTCGACCGGGTGCTGGCTTTCGGCGCCCCGCTCCGCGCCCGGCTGGCCGACACATTGCACTCGGTGCTCCGTCCGGACGCCCAGGTGTTGAGCGTCTACGGCGCCACCGAATGCCTGCCGGTCAGCGCCGTCACCACCAGGGAACTGCACGCCCTGCGGAACGACGCGGACATGCCGCACCGGGGAACATGCGTCGGCCGCGTGGTGCCCGGAGTCGAGGTGCGCGTCCTGGAGGCCGACGCCACAGGGGTGGGCGAGATCGCCGTCGCCGGCCGTAACGTCAGTCCCGCTTATCACGCCCGCCCGCAGGCCACCGCCGACACCAAGATCGCCGCCGACTGCGGTCTGCTGCACCGCACCGGTGACCTGGGACGCCTCGACGACCAGGGACGCCTGTGGTTCCACGGCCGCACGTCGCAACGCGTCATCGGCGCCGCCTGCGTCCTGAACACGGAGGACATCGAAACAGCGGCGGACACGGCACCGGGCGTACGACGCAGCGCCCTGGTCGGCGTCGGCCCGGCCGGGCAGCAGCGAGCCGTGCTCTGCGCGGAACTGGACGGTACCGCCCACCGCGGCCGGGACCGCCGCACCGCTCGGGCCGCCCTCCGCGAGGTCCTCGACCGCCACCCGCAGGGCCACCACATCGGCTCCGTCCTCATCCACCCGCGCTTTCCCACCGACATCCGCCACAACTCCAAGATCGATCGCGAACGGCTGGCCGCCTGGGCCGCGAAGCGCGTAAGGGAGACCACATGA
- a CDS encoding NAD-dependent epimerase/dehydratase family protein: MTGPARVLVTGGSGFLGTEICRRLIARGTRTQSLSRRPSATLARLGVHQHQGDLVDPTAVSRAVAGCDAVIHTAALAGVSGPMRPYWMTNVHGTRNLLKQCRAHAVRTLVHTSTASVVFPPGGLRNADERIPYPERHLAAYPWTKARAEQLVLAANRPALATCSLRPHIIWGPGDPHFLPALLRAVRGRRLFMPGDGTNLVDTTHLRTAAHAHLLALDLLHQRQPVDGRAYFITQDDPRPLRIIATLFLASTGIRAEWCSVPTRLAHAAATVRDTAAHLARTTGTRELSRFLVAELVQPHWFDISAAKRCLGFVPPVGFSEGIAEMAAMEPTRAKSARTRGRPAR; this comes from the coding sequence ATGACCGGCCCCGCCCGGGTCCTCGTCACCGGAGGCAGCGGCTTCCTCGGCACCGAGATCTGCCGCCGGCTCATCGCCCGCGGAACCCGGACCCAGTCCCTCAGCCGTCGCCCCAGCGCCACGTTGGCCCGCCTCGGCGTCCACCAGCACCAAGGCGACCTCGTCGACCCCACCGCCGTGTCCCGGGCCGTCGCCGGCTGCGACGCCGTCATCCACACCGCGGCTCTCGCCGGCGTCAGCGGGCCGATGCGCCCGTACTGGATGACCAACGTCCACGGCACCCGCAACCTCCTCAAACAGTGCCGCGCACACGCCGTACGCACCCTCGTCCACACCTCCACCGCCAGCGTCGTCTTCCCCCCTGGCGGGCTGCGGAACGCCGACGAACGCATCCCCTACCCCGAGCGCCACCTGGCCGCCTACCCCTGGACCAAGGCACGCGCCGAACAACTCGTGCTGGCCGCCAACCGCCCCGCCCTGGCCACCTGCTCCCTGCGCCCGCACATCATCTGGGGCCCCGGCGACCCCCACTTCCTGCCGGCCCTGCTGCGCGCGGTCCGCGGCCGCCGCCTGTTCATGCCCGGGGACGGCACCAACCTCGTCGACACCACCCACCTGCGCACCGCCGCCCACGCCCACCTGCTCGCCCTGGACCTCCTCCACCAACGCCAACCCGTCGACGGCCGCGCCTACTTCATCACCCAGGACGATCCCCGTCCGCTGCGCATCATCGCCACGCTCTTCCTGGCGAGCACCGGGATCCGCGCCGAGTGGTGCTCCGTGCCCACGCGGCTGGCGCACGCGGCGGCCACGGTCCGCGACACGGCCGCGCACCTCGCCCGCACCACCGGCACGCGGGAACTGAGCCGCTTCCTGGTGGCCGAACTCGTCCAACCGCACTGGTTCGACATCTCCGCGGCCAAGCGGTGCCTCGGGTTCGTACCGCCGGTCGGCTTCTCGGAAGGAATCGCGGAGATGGCCGCGATGGAGCCGACCAGGGCGAAGTCGGCCAGGACGAGGGGGCGCCCGGCGCGATAG
- a CDS encoding cytochrome P450 family protein: protein MSEAPAVSPLAAHVGKHPGEPNVMDPELVNDPFSGYGKLREQGPVVRGRFIDDSPVWFVTRFEEVREVLRDQRFANNPAVAGTEPGDDPLSRMVEVLGIPEHLRVYMEGSILNCDAPDHTRLRRLVSRAFTARKITGLRPRVEQIADELLARLPEHAEDGVVDLIEHFAYPLPITVICELVGIPEADRPQWRAWGADLISLEPEALARTFPAMIDHIHELVRERRQALTDDLLSELVRTHDDDGSRLSDVEMVTMILTLVLAGHETTAHLIANGTAALLTHPDQQRLVTTDPGILPRAVHELMRWCGPVHATQLRYASEDIDLAGTRISKGEAVQLVLVSANFDPRHYSDPDRLDVTRHPVGQAENHVGFGHGMHYCLGATLARQEGEVAFGRLLSHYPGISLAVEPDALERVPLPGSWRLASLPVRLR from the coding sequence ATGTCCGAAGCACCCGCTGTCTCCCCGCTCGCCGCACACGTCGGCAAGCACCCGGGCGAGCCGAACGTCATGGACCCCGAGCTGGTGAACGACCCGTTCAGCGGCTACGGCAAGCTGCGCGAGCAGGGCCCCGTCGTCCGCGGCCGGTTCATCGACGACTCGCCCGTATGGTTCGTGACGCGCTTCGAGGAAGTCCGCGAGGTCCTGCGCGACCAGCGGTTCGCGAACAACCCGGCCGTGGCCGGGACCGAGCCGGGCGATGACCCCCTGTCGCGGATGGTGGAGGTGTTGGGCATCCCCGAGCACCTCCGCGTCTACATGGAGGGCTCGATACTCAACTGCGACGCTCCTGACCACACCCGGCTCCGCCGTCTGGTGTCGCGGGCCTTCACGGCACGCAAGATCACCGGCCTGCGCCCACGGGTCGAGCAGATCGCCGACGAGCTGCTGGCCCGGCTGCCCGAGCATGCCGAGGACGGCGTCGTCGACCTCATCGAGCACTTCGCCTATCCCCTGCCCATCACGGTCATCTGCGAGCTCGTCGGCATCCCTGAGGCGGACCGCCCGCAGTGGCGGGCATGGGGCGCCGACCTCATCTCGCTGGAGCCGGAGGCGCTCGCCAGGACCTTCCCGGCGATGATCGACCACATCCACGAACTGGTCCGCGAACGCCGCCAGGCGCTGACCGACGACCTGCTCAGCGAGCTCGTCCGTACGCATGACGACGACGGCAGCCGGCTCAGCGACGTCGAGATGGTCACCATGATCCTCACCCTGGTCCTGGCCGGCCACGAGACCACCGCCCACCTCATCGCCAATGGCACGGCCGCTCTGCTCACCCACCCCGACCAGCAGCGGTTGGTCACGACGGACCCGGGGATTCTCCCGCGCGCCGTCCATGAGCTGATGCGCTGGTGCGGACCGGTGCACGCGACCCAGCTGCGCTACGCCTCCGAGGACATCGACCTCGCCGGCACCCGCATCAGCAAGGGCGAGGCGGTGCAACTGGTCCTGGTCTCGGCGAACTTCGATCCCCGCCACTACTCCGACCCCGACCGCCTCGATGTGACCCGCCACCCTGTGGGCCAGGCCGAGAACCACGTGGGCTTCGGCCATGGCATGCACTACTGCCTGGGCGCCACGCTCGCGCGACAGGAGGGCGAAGTCGCCTTCGGCCGGCTGCTCTCGCACTACCCCGGCATATCACTGGCCGTGGAACCGGACGCTCTGGAGCGCGTCCCCCTGCCCGGGAGCTGGCGGCTGGCGTCCCTGCCGGTGCGGTTGCGGTAG
- a CDS encoding TetR/AcrR family transcriptional regulator, with protein MTGFDIWSRGLRGSGRAGHGGVVVEHAERGQRILAAAGELLLAWGYRRVTIDEIARRAKVGKGTVYLHWRTKDALLLAVLLTYKARSQRRELERMRADPLEILPSRMMHGHYRDFLEEPVLRAVYTDDSDVLGRLNDIAKKELAGLMAEGERVLQRHLEVLREHGLVRTDSDVSHQRYALMAMATGFFMAEALLFDRAPGPAEIRADILAHTVRGALETRTGSDSPDDGSSTDAAVAAAAAAAPEIIALYEHLEELSAQEMRRQLRH; from the coding sequence ATGACCGGATTCGATATCTGGTCACGGGGGTTGCGGGGCAGCGGCCGGGCAGGCCACGGGGGAGTGGTTGTGGAGCACGCGGAGCGTGGGCAGCGCATCCTGGCGGCAGCGGGGGAGTTGCTGCTGGCGTGGGGCTACCGGCGGGTGACGATCGATGAGATAGCCCGCCGTGCCAAGGTCGGGAAGGGCACTGTCTACCTGCACTGGCGGACGAAGGACGCCCTGCTGCTGGCGGTTTTGCTCACGTACAAGGCGCGTAGCCAGCGGCGTGAGCTGGAGCGTATGCGCGCCGACCCCCTGGAGATTCTGCCGAGCCGGATGATGCACGGGCACTACCGCGACTTCCTGGAGGAGCCGGTCCTGCGTGCCGTCTACACCGATGACTCCGACGTGCTGGGCCGGCTCAATGACATAGCCAAGAAGGAACTCGCGGGGCTGATGGCGGAGGGCGAGCGCGTCCTGCAGCGTCATCTTGAAGTGCTGCGCGAGCACGGCCTGGTGCGCACCGACAGCGACGTCAGCCATCAGCGCTATGCCCTGATGGCGATGGCGACCGGCTTCTTCATGGCCGAGGCACTGCTCTTCGACCGTGCCCCGGGCCCTGCGGAGATACGGGCCGACATCCTCGCTCACACGGTCCGCGGCGCGCTGGAAACCCGCACGGGCTCCGATTCCCCTGATGACGGCTCCAGCACGGATGCCGCGGTCGCTGCCGCTGCCGCCGCCGCACCCGAGATCATCGCGCTCTACGAGCACCTGGAAGAACTCAGCGCACAGGAAATGCGCCGGCAATTGCGCCACTGA
- the putP gene encoding sodium/proline symporter PutP: MGSAQGPCNAWLCCIEGAVVTLLIVPVMITFGIFLLAMVAVGFWTYQDTLTFSDFALGGRRLSAPVAALSAGASDMSGWLFLGLPGAVYAAGIGATWIAVGLAVGTYLNWRLVAPRLRTYTERAGDAKTLSAYLEERFEDGSRILRLLSATVIVVFFTVYVASGLLAGGVLFEGIFGGGFEFALTVFAVVIVVYTVLGGFRAVSVTHSVQATWMFCVAVALPAIGIMMLGGFGALHEGITDKSPSLLDLGAKAAFDGDRWTSGEPLGAVAVISLLAWGMGYFGQPHILVRFMSVRSAREVSIARRIGVGWVVVALAGASLVGLVGIAALDQPLENPETVFIALCAQLANPWVAGILLVAVLAAIKSTADSQLLVSAMALTEDFYRAFVKRQASDAAMVLAARATVVVVALVAYVIALSGGAVLDIVAYAWAGFGAAFGPVILLSLYWPRMTRAGAMAGIVTGTVTVVAWKHIDPLLGPLQSGIYEMVPGVLAATAAAVVFGRFVGRPPRRVWSGPLDKKDASAMPVG, encoded by the coding sequence GTGGGCTCTGCCCAGGGCCCCTGTAATGCCTGGTTGTGCTGCATAGAGGGAGCAGTGGTGACACTCCTGATCGTACCGGTCATGATCACATTCGGGATATTCCTGCTTGCCATGGTGGCTGTGGGTTTCTGGACGTATCAGGACACGTTGACGTTTTCTGATTTCGCTCTGGGCGGGCGTCGGCTGAGTGCGCCGGTGGCGGCTTTGTCGGCGGGCGCCAGTGATATGTCCGGTTGGTTGTTCTTGGGGTTGCCGGGGGCGGTATATGCGGCCGGGATCGGTGCCACGTGGATTGCCGTGGGGCTGGCGGTCGGTACGTATCTGAATTGGCGTCTGGTCGCGCCCCGTTTGCGTACGTATACCGAGCGGGCGGGTGACGCCAAGACGCTGTCGGCGTATCTGGAGGAGCGGTTCGAGGACGGCAGCAGGATACTGCGCCTGCTTTCGGCGACCGTCATCGTCGTGTTCTTCACCGTCTACGTCGCCAGTGGTCTCCTCGCCGGCGGTGTGCTGTTCGAGGGGATATTCGGGGGCGGATTCGAGTTCGCTCTCACGGTCTTCGCGGTGGTGATTGTCGTCTACACCGTACTGGGTGGTTTTCGCGCGGTGAGCGTGACGCATTCGGTGCAGGCCACATGGATGTTCTGCGTGGCGGTGGCGCTGCCGGCGATCGGCATCATGATGCTGGGCGGGTTCGGAGCGCTGCATGAGGGGATCACCGACAAGAGTCCGTCCCTTCTTGACCTGGGTGCCAAGGCCGCCTTCGACGGTGACCGTTGGACGTCCGGTGAGCCGCTCGGCGCGGTGGCGGTCATATCCCTGCTCGCATGGGGAATGGGCTATTTCGGCCAGCCGCACATTCTGGTCCGCTTCATGAGTGTCCGCAGCGCTCGCGAAGTCTCCATCGCCCGTCGTATCGGGGTGGGCTGGGTGGTCGTCGCGCTGGCGGGCGCGTCGCTCGTGGGCCTGGTAGGAATCGCCGCGCTCGATCAGCCGCTGGAGAATCCGGAGACCGTCTTCATCGCGCTCTGCGCCCAGTTGGCCAACCCGTGGGTTGCGGGAATTCTGCTGGTCGCCGTGCTGGCGGCGATCAAGTCCACGGCGGACAGTCAGCTGCTGGTCTCGGCGATGGCCCTCACCGAGGACTTCTACCGGGCGTTCGTCAAGCGGCAGGCGTCGGATGCGGCGATGGTGCTGGCGGCGCGTGCGACGGTGGTGGTCGTCGCGTTGGTGGCGTATGTCATCGCCCTCAGCGGCGGCGCTGTGCTGGACATCGTCGCCTACGCCTGGGCGGGCTTCGGCGCCGCCTTCGGCCCGGTGATCCTGCTGTCGCTCTACTGGCCCCGCATGACGCGGGCCGGGGCGATGGCCGGCATCGTGACGGGGACTGTGACCGTTGTGGCGTGGAAGCACATCGACCCGCTCCTCGGGCCGCTTCAGTCGGGCATCTACGAGATGGTGCCGGGGGTACTGGCGGCCACGGCGGCGGCGGTGGTCTTCGGACGGTTCGTCGGCCGCCCGCCCCGGCGTGTCTGGTCGGGTCCTCTGGACAAGAAGGACGCCTCGGCGATGCCGGTCGGCTGA
- a CDS encoding SUKH-4 family immunity protein, translated as MAGYLGDSRQGKYANGGPPRRRLDAASLPGVLKHQPSRRFLVEEGLPEEGADFRFTGLRAGRLEPFCAGEGDEAVIMGDRRLLVLGESYYWQAWLVLDGTTGGVHLVAWEKDLLRHDLIASGLSELAGLIGEIEAVSEAPRGLDPYGGRRGPAVVAEVRQQARERMRRLDPGLFAGGPQPAHWETSLLIRALHWGARLGVPDELAYVLDPGLIAETAEDGRVHRFAPEELPSGLTHEPTRRLLTEIGLPVNADIFALHDGPLRTMAEVHSALFDTPADEEGEEGKNPYTERGYQRNFIALGWWTLDLAMALDGATGRVELPDWYGEDGPAAYLHRDISALLYACWTYQQLRKEWERWDVGAGGKPGDWAVFTPQELLANRVEDLVEAVDPEAFATSGHSWRQLADDPHTGGLLG; from the coding sequence ATGGCTGGCTACTTGGGTGACAGCAGGCAGGGGAAGTACGCGAACGGAGGCCCGCCCCGGCGCCGGTTGGACGCGGCCTCGTTGCCGGGAGTGCTGAAACATCAACCGAGCCGGCGCTTTCTTGTCGAGGAGGGATTGCCTGAGGAGGGCGCCGACTTCCGCTTCACCGGACTCCGTGCGGGGCGACTGGAGCCCTTCTGTGCCGGTGAGGGCGACGAGGCGGTCATCATGGGTGACCGGCGGCTGCTGGTTCTCGGGGAGAGTTACTACTGGCAGGCATGGCTGGTGCTGGACGGCACGACGGGCGGCGTACATCTCGTCGCGTGGGAGAAGGATCTGCTGCGTCACGACCTCATCGCCTCGGGTCTTTCTGAACTGGCCGGGCTGATAGGGGAGATCGAGGCGGTGTCGGAAGCACCACGTGGCCTTGATCCATACGGAGGCCGGCGAGGTCCGGCGGTCGTCGCCGAGGTACGGCAGCAGGCCCGGGAGCGGATGCGTCGCCTTGACCCCGGGCTGTTCGCCGGTGGCCCCCAACCCGCCCACTGGGAAACGTCATTGCTGATCCGCGCGCTGCACTGGGGCGCGCGTCTCGGCGTACCGGACGAACTCGCCTATGTGCTCGACCCCGGCCTGATCGCGGAGACCGCCGAGGACGGCCGGGTGCACCGTTTCGCCCCGGAGGAACTGCCCTCCGGCCTCACGCACGAGCCGACCCGCCGCCTGCTCACGGAGATCGGGCTGCCGGTCAACGCCGACATCTTCGCGTTGCACGACGGACCGCTGCGCACCATGGCCGAGGTCCACTCCGCGCTCTTCGACACACCAGCGGACGAGGAGGGCGAGGAGGGCAAGAATCCGTACACCGAGCGTGGGTACCAGCGGAACTTCATCGCGCTGGGTTGGTGGACGCTCGACCTCGCAATGGCGCTGGACGGTGCCACCGGCCGCGTTGAGCTGCCGGACTGGTACGGCGAGGACGGGCCCGCGGCATATCTGCACCGGGACATATCGGCCCTGCTCTACGCGTGCTGGACGTACCAGCAGCTGCGGAAGGAGTGGGAGCGGTGGGACGTGGGGGCGGGCGGAAAGCCCGGCGACTGGGCGGTGTTCACACCGCAAGAGCTGCTGGCGAACCGCGTCGAAGACCTGGTCGAAGCGGTCGACCCGGAGGCGTTCGCCACGTCCGGGCACTCCTGGCGGCAGCTGGCCGATGACCCGCACACCGGGGGGCTGCTCGGCTAA
- a CDS encoding HAD family hydrolase — protein sequence MTGTVLFDLFGVIAQHQSTAGKNRLVRTAGVPGPAFWDAYWALRPPYDRGELTGPGYWRRVADSLGVRFDGHRTAELVEADIAGWSAVDDTMVSLVEELAAAGRRIALLSNIPEELAVHYEEHHPWLQHFAIRAFSCRIGHAKPDPRSYRWCQEALHTEPEHIFFVDDRQENIRAAEATGMHGHLFTTPARLREALATWDSATGSRS from the coding sequence GTGACCGGCACCGTGCTCTTCGACCTGTTCGGCGTCATCGCTCAGCATCAGTCCACGGCCGGGAAGAACCGGCTGGTCCGCACGGCGGGTGTGCCCGGCCCGGCTTTCTGGGACGCCTACTGGGCGCTGCGCCCGCCCTACGACCGCGGCGAGCTGACCGGGCCGGGGTACTGGCGACGGGTGGCCGACTCCCTGGGTGTCCGCTTCGACGGCCACCGGACCGCGGAACTCGTCGAGGCCGACATCGCCGGCTGGAGCGCCGTTGACGACACCATGGTTTCCCTGGTGGAGGAGCTCGCGGCAGCAGGGAGGCGGATCGCGCTGCTGTCCAACATCCCCGAGGAACTGGCCGTCCACTACGAAGAACACCACCCCTGGCTCCAGCACTTCGCGATACGCGCGTTCTCCTGCCGTATCGGCCACGCCAAACCCGACCCTCGCTCCTACAGGTGGTGCCAGGAGGCCCTGCACACCGAACCGGAGCACATCTTCTTCGTCGACGACCGTCAGGAAAACATCCGGGCCGCCGAGGCAACCGGCATGCACGGCCACCTCTTCACCACCCCTGCCCGACTGCGGGAAGCTCTCGCCACATGGGACTCCGCCACCGGCTCGCGATCGTGA